Below is a genomic region from Oreochromis niloticus isolate F11D_XX linkage group LG13, O_niloticus_UMD_NMBU, whole genome shotgun sequence.
GGACAAATGCTTTCATCATAGTTTTTCATACCGTTCCTCTTATTTCCATATTGGGTTTTTTGAAAACAGCTTTCCTCTCACTCAATGCTCCTACTGCTCATTGCCAATGGTAATGGATTGTTATTGTTCAGATGTTTATGTGGAGAAGCACTGCCGGGCTAGATGGGGTTGAAAGAatatctaatttttttttttagaaatgaacaatgaaaatgccttgttttgtttgtttgtgagcTTTATTTTCTGACTTTGTACTTGTTCAGTTTTACTTGCCATGCTTTTTAAAAGCAGTGTCTGAATGACATAATTACATGCCATCTTCTTAAATCAGCACCAGGTCTggtgtctttatttttgtctttgattTCAAGTTTCTTCTGAAGATGCTGTCCCTTACTACTCCATCCAAGTATGAGGAGCAGGAGTTTCTTTCTTCTTGCTTTTATCATTTACGAGAGGAAAAACACACTTTTGAATCCAGTCAGTGACGAAGCAACGACTTCATTCCATTTCCCACTCTGAGTTTGGCACATATAGCTCCTTTTTCATGTTGACGTTATAGTTTTCTCCCCCTTTAAAACCACACAGGGGGACTCTCTGATGCATTTGCATTTATTTCACTAAAACTACCATCCACTGTTGTCGCATGGGACCTAGTgatttgatttgtaaatgaGACACAGATGCAAAAGATACACCTGATAGAGCCTCATATGTTCTTTGATACAGTTTCACATCAAATTAGTTAAAGACAGTTAGTGTTTTAATGTAGGTTGCTGTGTTAGTCTCTGTTTTCGTAAAGGAATTCAGAAATCAGGGATGCTGTCCCTTATatacatattaaaaaaactcctttgtttgcagacaaaggaaagtttaaaaggaagaaagttTAATTTGATATGTTTCTGGAATAAGACACCTTTTCTTGTGTCCACATTTATGTCTGTAGGCCCTAAAACACCTGCAATAACAGAGGAAGGACAGCTATATTATATTCTGACCTCATTTCAAGTCAAAGCGTGGCGATCAGTCACATCACAGGGAGGTCAGAATTAGTTCTCGTCATGCACCTCCCTCTGTCACATGATTATACATTACCTTGATGCTTGTGGTCTTTAGGAGTTGTAGCAACAAGTGCGAAGTTTACATCACCGAAGAAAAGCTTTAGGCAAGAAGGGGAACCAACGGCTGCTAAACATCTCAGATTCGACCTTTCGTAGGTGATAATAGAAGAGATTTACTGCGGATTTCTTCACCTTCAGACGGTGTTGGGACATTGCTGGAGTTCTTTACGTCCTGTGTGGTCGTCATGCCTTCTTATACAGTTACAGTTGCCACAGGGAACCAGTGGTTTGCGGGGACTGATGATTACATCTATATTACACTTGTGGGCACGGAGAGCTGCAGCGAGAGAACGCTCCTGGACAAGCCTCTTTACAATGACTTTGAGAGAGGAGCGGTAAGTGATGTAAAACTGCTGCGAACATGACAAatttttttagtttatatttatGGATGATAACCATAACAGCTGATAACTGTATGGCTAATAAGTAAGTGCAGAAAAATGCATGAATGCAGACAGTGTAGCTGACTGTGCAGTGACGGAAACGGAGCAACTTTTCTGTTTTGAATTACAATTATAACACGATGAAATGATCAGTAGGTTATTGATGTAGCACCTTTCACAATTAGAATTACTTCcagtacaaaacaaaaggacTGAGGTCACCTTCTGCCAACACCTCGGTGCCAAACAACCATTTTAAAAGCCCAGAGGCCCCGTGCGCTTTGATTAATCTGACCTGTTTTGGCAGCAGTAGGGGGGCGTTATGCACTATTAGGGGGGTGGTTTTAATGTTACAATTGATTGTGGTAAATCTATGGGTATAAATTAAACAATGGGAAATTACAGAAAGTGAATCTTgaacttcttttttaaaatgtaatttggcTTATTTTCTCGAAATCTATTTTATCATCATATTATAGATGTTAAATTTGCTAATTTCTTAGATTGCTTAGATTAgatttcattttcagttcaaataatatgttaaaaatatatatctgcatttttatagatttagtatattaaaaaaagcGGGGGATTTAACCCACCTACAAACATACATATGcttctattttgttttttacttaaaAATCTCCTATATTATACGCTTagaaatttctttttttccatttaataaTAAACTGGCAGTTTTCAGCATTCACTTTTGACAGTAGCTGTTGAACACGTTTCAGGTGGACTCCTATGAGGTGAGAGTTGGGGAGAACCTGGGTGACATCGTCTTGGTGAAGATTGAGAAGAAGAAATACTGGGTACAAGACGACTGGTACTGCAGGTACATCACTGTCAAGACCCCATCTGGAGACTACTTGGAGTTCCCCTGCTTTTGTTGGCTGGTGAATGAcaaggaagtggtgctccgagATGGACGAGGTAGTtatctcttgtttgtttgtttgccacACAAATCTCATGTTTTATCATGTTCATCTGTCAACCTGCAGTGGAAAAACGAGTTCcacactttttctttctctcgtAGCACATCTGCCTCAGGATGATAAAACCAGTCTGGTCAAGCAGCACAGACAGAAAGAGCTGGACGGGAGGAGAAAAACCTACAGGCAAGTTTGCGCTGCATCTCCAGCTTGTTATTGTGAGGTATAGGCAGGCTGATGAGGATGTTTTCTAACAACACTGCTGCATTTTACAGATGGAGGGAGTGGCAGCCAGGCTTTCCTATGAGTATAGATGCTAACAGACACAAGGATTTGCCCCGGGACATCCAGTTTGACAGTGAGAAAGGAGTCGACTTCATACTGAACTACAGCAAGGCGTAAGTGGCCCCACTTACAACTGCCTGTAAAGGTGAACGAGTCCCTCAGTACAGCACAGAGGGAGTCAGTGGAGTTTTAACCTCCTTTTAATGCAAAGGATTCATAATCAAACGATGGGCTGATGCCTGATGATATGTTTCTATTTTCTGTACTCAGGGCTAAccgggaaaaaaaacccaaaaacataaacagtggTGTCATTGTCTGTTTATCACCGGGGACATTTGCATTGCGCTTTTAGGCAGACGTCTGAGCTTGCGAGTAGatgcaaacacaaaacagatcCAAAACACAGCTGTTTGCATCACATAGCAGGGTGAACAAAAATACACATGATATTATTAGAATAGAGTGGCTCATCCAGTTATCCATGTTGAGCTCCAGTTGTTTCGTCAGAAATGCTGCAGCTTTAGGGACAGAAGTCAAAAAGTGAGCATTGCTGCATCATCAGACCTCGTTTTCTTTTCCTGAAATTATTTTAACAGCAGTGTTTCTTTGATTCTTTGCTCCAAAATACATCCAATTTCAGATTCTTTGATTTTCTTGAATATTGCGCATGACAATGTTTGTGATTacgatgatgatggtgattttCCAGAATAGAGAACCTGTTTGTGAACCAGTTCATGCACATGTTCCAGTCCTCCTGGAGTGACTTCTCTGACTTTGAGAAAATCTTTGTGAGAATCAAAAACACCATTTCAGGTCAGCTTCACCTACACTACATTATACATAcatactttaaaatatttacattaaatATTTTAGATATTTCTTCTGAGATCCTCAGATtctgatatgatatgatatgatatgatattcAGAGTATGTGATGCAACACTGGAAAGAGGACTTCATGTTTGGATACCAGTTTCTGAATGGTTGCAACCCTGTACTGATCCGGAAGTGCAAGAAGCTCCCTGACAAGTTTCCTGTCACTCATGAGATGGTTGCTGTCAGCCTGGAGAGGGAGCTCACCCTGGAGGAGGAAATAGAGGTACACATGGCTATGCTTGCTTCTTTGAATGTAGTGGATTTATCAGTGTGAAAAAATTTGTCAGTTTCATGTTGACAGCAGCTACAGCTCTCTTAAAATCTCCCACTaatgcagtggttcccaaactttttttgctagcCCCCCCTttattttacaagaaaatcCCCCCCCCGGACAAACACATccttcaaccacacacacccatattttgttttcaaactccattGCAGTTTATTCCACACCTCAAACCTCTTGTAAACAATTCAACAAATTAAAGtgaactgcaataaattacaagttgcaataaaataaaccactacctcttttaaataacagaaaaacaaaccatctttatggtgtaattattttacgtatAGTTTTTTTTTGACTGTGTAAGAATATTCAACgctgctgtcaatacatttttcaaaaaatgtctctctgtgcaacatgggtttaaaaacatgaacaactgtgggatactgtttgtccgtgatttgaaccgggggaacgaATTGTGGCAGGATCAGTGTTGTAGCAAGGTAGGTATCACCGACAAAATGTGTTCCCCCTGCATCGCGAGCATTCGCTGGGCATGGGATCCAGTTTACACCACCTCCATTACAGACAATTAGACATGGAAGCCGtgatgttttagttttgtgaaaaagtgaaaagtgaGTGTCGTGTGGGAGCTCCGTCAAAAAatctgtccattatgctagcagtgtccaagggGGTGCGCCCCCCACTTTGGGAACCATTGCACTAATGCATAATATAAACTGgtgttctccaaaagttgattctgttcatctggaagtagcgttttcagtgggagaaacatttcgtcactcatccaagtgacttcttcagtctcagctgactgcaggtttgccCAATCTTATAACCAAAAAATAAACTGGTGTTCTCACTACAGGCAGGTAACATCTACATAGTAGACTACGAGGTGCTAGATGGCATCACTCCAAACTCCACAGACCCCTGCACACTGCAGTACCTGGCAGCTCCGATCTGTTTGCTATACAAGAACGCTCATAACAAGATCATGCCCATCGCCATACAGGTAAAAAGATGCTCAACAGCAGCAGTTGTGTGTTACGTTGTTTTTAACAGGTGAACATTTCTTTATGCAGCTGAAATTTCAGTTTGACTCAAACTCTTGCTTTTTCATTCCACACTGGTCTTTTTCAGCTTGGCCAGGTTCCAGGTGAAGACAACCCCATCTTCCTGCCAACTGATGGTCAGTACGACTGGCTGCTGGCTAAGATCTGGGTCCGCTCCAGTGACTTCCACCACCACCAGACAATCACACACCTGCTCCGGACACATCTGATGACAGAGGTGTTTGGTATTGCCATGTTCAGGCAGCTTCCTGCTGTTCACCCTGCATTTAAGGTAAAACTCCAGCTTATTAATAAATGTCATGACTTATTGATTCCTTGGTTCACTGGTTGTCCATCCTTCTCCCAGCTACTCATCCCACACATTCGTTTTACCATCGCAATCAATACCAAGGCTCGAGAGCAGCTCATCTGTGAGTGCGGCATCTTCGACAAGGCGAGTTTGTGAAAATTCATTCCTTAAACCTTAATGAATAATGACTAGTTAAtgaattcattcatttcttcacaaattaaattttaaccattagaggaagaagaaaaaatactcATAACCTTCTCTCAGACACATCATTACGTACAGCTGCTTAACATATTATTGATATTTGTTTAGACTCATTCTCTCtgattgatctttctgagttaacttcagtaattaccTTCTCCAAACCATCGGCGTGTCTATTAGATCCAATTCATACAAGAATTCTTAAAGAAGTcctaccattaattaatgcttcaaacTCATATATGATCAATTGATCTTTATTAATGGGCTGTGTACTTCAGGCTTTTAAGGTTGTAGTAATTAAACCATTACTTACAAAGCTGTCATTTGTCACTTGATCCAGCTGTCTTGGATAATTATGGGCCTGCAGCTAACTGGGCTATAACAACTAACTTATCGTCTGCAGAGTGATTTTTTATTTGAGTTttagtcaggtttcagagctcatcacagcacagaaacagctttagtgaagattacaaatgatctttttatggtctctgacagtggactcctCTCTGTGCTTGTACAGCTAGACTtcagtgcagcgtttgatactgctgaccataatattttattCCCTTAGGCACTATCATTCAAAGGCATAGCATgcattttcattgctatgcagatgatacacaACTTTATCTACTCATGAGACCGGTAAAACACTAATTAGGTAAAATGCAGGAATGTGTTTCTCACGGCGATGTATTATATACGCCGGTGTATTAATGGaatggacccaaatgcagaacaCGGGAGGAGACAGTACTGAGGAGGGAAAATacacagacgacctgacaaagaCAGGATGACAACagacagactaaatacacacaggaggtgatcaggggaagtggaaataCATGAGGATACAGCTGACACAGATGAACCTCCTGACACCACAGGGgaagtaaaacaaaatacatggaacatggaaacaagactttcaaaataaacagtaaacatGACAAGACGTAGACATGCCAACTAACACAAAAGACAAGAACAGACTCACAGAAGGGGACATAGAAACCTAAACTAGAATAAAACTCAACTAAATCCTAACTAATGACAACACATGAACTAAGCATATATTCAATAtaatataagaaaataaaacacacaatggactcaaaatgctgggtcacagacccagccccTGACAGTCTTAAAGATATAAAGACCTAAATTCCTGCCTCTATATTCAGATAAAACAGGGGTCATTGTAATTGGCCCTATACCCTTAGAAATATAGTTTCTAACCAGATACTTAATCTGGATGACATTATTTTGGCCTCCAGTGAGGAATCTTGGTGTCAtttctgtccaccagtgcacatattatacaaatatttaggactgctttcttgtgcacaacatctctaaaataaGAAACATCCTGTTTtggagtgatgctgaaaaactagttcatgcatttgttACTTCCAGCCT
It encodes:
- the alox5a gene encoding polyunsaturated fatty acid 5-lipoxygenase — translated: MPSYTVTVATGNQWFAGTDDYIYITLVGTESCSERTLLDKPLYNDFERGAVDSYEVRVGENLGDIVLVKIEKKKYWVQDDWYCRYITVKTPSGDYLEFPCFCWLVNDKEVVLRDGRAHLPQDDKTSLVKQHRQKELDGRRKTYRWREWQPGFPMSIDANRHKDLPRDIQFDSEKGVDFILNYSKAIENLFVNQFMHMFQSSWSDFSDFEKIFVRIKNTISEYVMQHWKEDFMFGYQFLNGCNPVLIRKCKKLPDKFPVTHEMVAVSLERELTLEEEIEAGNIYIVDYEVLDGITPNSTDPCTLQYLAAPICLLYKNAHNKIMPIAIQLGQVPGEDNPIFLPTDGQYDWLLAKIWVRSSDFHHHQTITHLLRTHLMTEVFGIAMFRQLPAVHPAFKLLIPHIRFTIAINTKAREQLICECGIFDKANATGGGGHVQMVQRAVKTLTFRSLCFPDMIKSRDVDSKEELPTYFYRDDGYKVWEATKRFVSDVVNIYYTSDERVQGDEEIQAFVKDVCSFGMQDLDYCEFPKSLKTREELIEYLTVIIFTASAQHAAVNFGQYDWCSWIPNAPSTMRKPPPNKKGLANVNLIVESLPDRGRSSWHLGAVWALSQYQENELYLGMYPDEHFTEKPVKDAMAKFRTELAEITSSIKKRNEGKKLPYYNMSPDKIPNSVAV